Sequence from the Phaeodactylum tricornutum CCAP 1055/1 chromosome 20, whole genome shotgun sequence genome:
GCTTCCATCGTCTTCCTGTGCTTCTGTATCAAACGATTTGGTTGCCATTTTCGCAGATGCAAAATAGCGCGAGCGGCCTGTCGGTATGCACAATGATACAACGCATAAAGCGGAGAGGCAGCAACTGCCCTCTTCCGTGTCCGGCCCGGTCCGAATGCACTACTTGTAACCTTTCCACTGCGATTCGGAAAAGCAATATCCGTATGATTCGAACAGCGTGTCGGCTGAATTTTGCTGATGTGAGGTCCATCGTTCTTGTCGTACATGTGTCTGATTCGAGGCACATTTCAGACGCTTTTCAGCCAATCCCTGACGGGCGTTCGTCTCCGATATGTAGGCAATGGAAGAATAACTACGCGTTCGTCTCGAACTATCCTTTGCCTATGCAATCTATTATTTTAGCGTTTCCAATTTGATCATTTTTTTTTGCAAGGATTCCGACCATCCTAGTTGCTCGTCCAAGAATGCCGAATTCTTAAAACGTGAGCAGGACATGGACACTGCGGGGTTTGTGTCGTCAATACTAAATTTGAGCCGTTTTGGTTCATCCAAGGGCACCCCATCTTTTTTGGCGTTGCGCTGAGAGGCATCAACTTGTAGTTGTTCCAATCGCTCGCAGGCCCGTCCCAACGTTGCTTCCGCATCGGCGACGGAACCTTCGTCCCAAAGCAATGCTGCCAGTGCCATTCTACCTTCACCTTCCTTGGCAATGAGCCGTTGCAGTAAGCCCACATCCCGGGCTTCGATGCCTTTGGTTTTTGCAATAGCCTTCTGCAAAATAGATTTCGCTTCGCTCGTTTGCCCGGAACCCCCGGCGAGATCGATCCCTGCGTCAATCACCGCCATGACTCCTCGAGGTTTGTCaccaatttcgtcaaaggcaGTGCCTGAGAGAGAGTGAGCGTAAGCTGCCTGTTTCCAGTCATTGACCTGTCTCAGGACCGTGCCCCATTCCCAAGCAGCGTACGGATTGCGGGTGGCGCCGTCTTCGAGCAATTCGGCATCTGTATCCCAATCTTCACGCGAAGTCAGCTTTAACGAGAGTTCGTAATCGCCGGCGGCTTGTTTGGTCTGAGCTTTCGTCAAAGCCGTGCCTTGAGATTTGAGGGCCCGGGCCCGGCCGAGCAAGGCGGACGGGAGTTCAATCGGGTCGGCCTGATCCCCGCCAGGACCCTGCAATAACTCAATGGCCTTTGTGTAATCACTGACGGCGGCCTTGGAGTCCGCCAAGAGTGTGTAACAATCTCCGCGCACGCGGTACAGTCCAGCTAGTTCGTCGGGCGGCTGGCCTTGCCAACGTTCCACTACCTGAGTCAGTAAAACGAGAGATGCGTCGAGGTCTCGTTCCACACCGTAAAATTCGGCAAACGCCTTTCGTAATAGTTGGACGTCCGCCTGGGACGGTGGAGCCTGTGCACTCCCAATCGCGGAAACACTGGCGGTAGCCGCGATCCAGTTGCTGACACCATCGGAAAGTAGCGAGGTTGAGGAGGATGACAATGATGACTTTGGAATGAAAGAAGGTAGCGAGGCGGTTTTTGTCGGCTGTGACGTGATTTGTGGTACGTCCGGAGCTGGCGATATGGCGAACGCGGCGAAGAAACAAGATAGGAATCTCATGGTCGAACGTTACAAACGTCTTGGCTGG
This genomic interval carries:
- a CDS encoding predicted protein codes for the protein MRFLSCFFAAFAISPAPDVPQITSQPTKTASLPSFIPKSSLSSSSTSLLSDGVSNWIAATASVSAIGSAQAPPSQADVQLLRKAFAEFYGVERDLDASLVLLTQVVERWQGQPPDELAGLYRVRGDCYTLLADSKAAVSDYTKAIELLQGPGGDQADPIELPSALLGRARALKSQGTALTKAQTKQAAGDYELSLKLTSREDWDTDAELLEDGATRNPYAAWEWGTVLRQVNDWKQAAYAHSLSGTAFDEIGDKPRGVMAVIDAGIDLAGGSGQTSEAKSILQKAIAKTKGIEARDVGLLQRLIAKEGEGRMALAALLWDEGSVADAEATLGRACERLEQLQVDASQRNAKKDGVPLDEPKRLKFSIDDTNPAVSMSCSRFKNSAFLDEQLGWSESLQKKMIKLETLK